A window of Psychroflexus sp. ALD_RP9 contains these coding sequences:
- a CDS encoding phage protein Gp36 family protein, producing MFLQEEDYSALIRDEIKALLQEGYSSTKMKAAEQMAIHQVKNYLSGKYDAQSIFEQEGTNRNSHIVMITIDLVLYHLYTSTIPDRMPTIRAERYQDAIDWLKLVASGNAMADLPKINKANGDALNGIRISSKYKPNNHKW from the coding sequence ATGTTTTTACAAGAAGAAGATTATAGCGCGCTTATACGTGATGAAATAAAAGCCCTTTTACAAGAAGGCTACAGCTCTACAAAAATGAAAGCTGCAGAGCAAATGGCCATACATCAGGTTAAAAATTACCTATCTGGTAAATATGATGCTCAAAGCATATTTGAACAAGAAGGAACTAACAGAAACAGCCATATTGTTATGATTACAATAGACCTCGTTTTATATCATTTATACACTTCTACAATTCCTGACCGTATGCCAACCATAAGAGCCGAACGCTATCAAGATGCTATCGACTGGCTCAAGTTAGTTGCAAGTGGAAATGCTATGGCTGATTTACCTAAAATAAACAAAGCTAATGGTGATGCTTTAAACGGTATAAGAATTAGCAGCAAGTACAAACCTAATAACCATAAATGGTAA
- a CDS encoding DUF935 family protein has protein sequence MNAYKQHKNGLYLPKAKTSTRKKVNPKVVEIVEGFKDRSRKDISKWRKAIQFTQLTDKPRFQDYHDLVDDLMTDGHLQSQIMMRLSATLNTDFHVINRKSGEENEELTFLFRQKWFFEFLETALMQIIRGFQLVEFTSFEGFKVGLNTIPQRHIIPTKSKIVPDLSVTDQYINFDDPNFDAWLLKMGKRNNLGLINNIIPALIWKRNVEQSWAEFCERFGIPLITATTPARDNKTIDEVHDMLVGVGEASVGTFPQGTDIKLHEANRTDAFRVYKEFIQLNTDEISKVLVGSTMLSDQGSNRSQTEVHERSLNEKIAASDKRSVMFMVNDQLLPLLRWHGYNISDDDVFEFKTAEQEVELSKLWEITNGLLAQGFNVEQNWISQTFNIPIEGERVVKTPAQNPEKKKNKPSNLAQNFTDKYPVSCCPEHLPTAAWSNSTSKKLKQLTEQLALGMLSQSDVKGIIGQLIVTEALALNKGLYNGFGLADSYTGQDNLVLQMMEYNIFDFAASKTEARSYAVAQRLIDYENGQLKNRSEFLQQCLQDNEMLNTNYLKTEYDTAIATGQNSAAYVRQIKDAKENGNKWVQYQTIGDDAVRSSHRALDGKVFNILEPGNKNIYPPNGYNCRCELVPYTGQVNNVNQMTWDKAEGVLANSDKNYVKSGFNINRGDLKQVFTQKQFYRDIKGLPDKINDMSFDQYGLKSFSELKGKYPKLSLDDSITANNVKELFKGLKENDKLMGFDDYMGRKMTISKKAFDKHTKGKYVNSNERRHQLFPLLKTILKKPDEVWYNSTVANKYQSRYIKFFKDEYIVVDCYLDEKQGLKIKTWYQNKIDEKQLRKGLKVK, from the coding sequence ATGAACGCATATAAGCAACATAAAAACGGATTATACCTACCAAAAGCTAAAACCAGCACTCGTAAAAAAGTAAACCCTAAAGTCGTTGAAATTGTAGAAGGCTTTAAAGATCGCTCTAGAAAAGATATTAGTAAATGGCGAAAAGCCATACAATTTACTCAGCTTACAGATAAGCCAAGGTTTCAAGACTATCACGACCTAGTCGATGATTTAATGACCGACGGCCACCTGCAGTCTCAAATCATGATGCGATTATCGGCAACACTAAATACAGACTTTCATGTTATTAATAGAAAATCAGGCGAAGAAAATGAAGAGCTCACCTTTTTATTTCGTCAAAAATGGTTTTTCGAATTTTTAGAAACGGCCTTAATGCAAATTATACGTGGTTTTCAACTCGTTGAGTTTACCAGCTTTGAAGGTTTTAAAGTTGGCTTAAACACCATACCACAACGCCACATTATACCCACCAAATCTAAAATTGTTCCTGACTTATCAGTCACTGATCAGTATATCAATTTTGATGATCCTAATTTTGATGCTTGGCTTTTAAAAATGGGTAAGCGCAATAACTTAGGTTTAATCAATAACATTATACCAGCTTTAATTTGGAAGCGAAATGTAGAGCAATCTTGGGCAGAGTTTTGTGAGCGTTTTGGTATTCCGCTTATTACCGCAACCACACCAGCTCGAGATAATAAAACCATAGACGAAGTTCACGACATGTTAGTTGGTGTTGGTGAGGCATCTGTTGGTACATTCCCGCAAGGCACCGATATAAAACTACATGAGGCTAATAGAACTGATGCTTTTCGCGTTTACAAAGAATTTATTCAGCTCAATACCGACGAAATAAGCAAAGTCTTAGTCGGCTCTACCATGCTAAGCGACCAAGGATCTAACCGAAGCCAAACCGAAGTTCACGAACGTAGCTTGAACGAAAAAATAGCCGCTTCAGATAAACGCTCAGTCATGTTTATGGTAAATGATCAACTTTTACCTCTTCTAAGATGGCATGGCTACAATATTTCTGATGATGATGTATTTGAGTTTAAAACCGCTGAACAGGAAGTTGAACTCAGTAAACTATGGGAGATTACTAATGGTTTACTAGCTCAAGGTTTTAATGTAGAACAAAACTGGATAAGCCAAACCTTCAATATTCCCATTGAAGGGGAACGCGTTGTAAAAACACCAGCGCAAAATCCTGAAAAAAAAAAGAATAAACCCAGCAATCTAGCCCAAAACTTTACCGATAAATATCCCGTTAGCTGTTGTCCTGAGCATTTACCAACTGCTGCCTGGAGCAATAGCACTTCTAAAAAGTTAAAACAGCTCACAGAACAACTTGCCTTAGGTATGCTCTCTCAAAGTGATGTAAAAGGTATTATAGGGCAACTGATCGTTACAGAAGCTTTAGCGCTCAACAAGGGCTTATACAACGGCTTTGGCTTAGCAGATAGCTACACTGGTCAAGATAATTTGGTGCTGCAAATGATGGAGTACAATATCTTCGATTTTGCAGCTTCAAAAACAGAAGCCAGAAGTTACGCCGTAGCCCAGCGACTTATCGATTATGAAAATGGTCAATTGAAAAATCGCAGCGAGTTTCTTCAGCAATGTTTACAAGACAACGAGATGCTGAATACCAATTATTTAAAAACTGAATACGACACAGCCATTGCCACAGGCCAAAATTCAGCAGCTTATGTACGTCAAATTAAAGATGCCAAAGAAAACGGTAATAAATGGGTACAATACCAAACCATTGGCGATGATGCGGTGCGCAGTTCGCACCGAGCCTTAGACGGTAAAGTCTTTAACATCTTAGAACCTGGTAACAAAAACATTTATCCGCCAAACGGCTATAATTGCCGTTGCGAGCTCGTGCCTTACACAGGTCAAGTAAATAACGTTAACCAAATGACATGGGACAAAGCTGAAGGCGTATTGGCTAATTCTGACAAAAACTATGTAAAAAGCGGTTTTAACATTAACCGTGGCGACCTCAAACAAGTCTTTACCCAAAAACAATTTTATAGGGACATAAAAGGCCTGCCTGATAAGATAAACGATATGAGCTTTGATCAGTATGGGCTAAAAAGTTTTAGTGAGCTTAAAGGAAAATATCCTAAACTTTCATTAGACGATAGCATTACAGCAAACAACGTCAAAGAACTGTTTAAAGGACTAAAGGAAAACGATAAGCTTATGGGTTTTGATGATTATATGGGAAGGAAAATGACCATTAGCAAAAAAGCTTTTGACAAACATACTAAAGGAAAGTATGTGAATTCAAATGAAAGAAGACATCAATTATTTCCACTACTAAAAACTATTTTAAAAAAACCAGATGAAGTCTGGTACAATAGTACTGTAGCAAACAAGTACCAATCTAGATATATTAAATTCTTTAAAGATGAATATATTGTAGTGGACTGCTACTTAGACGAAAAACAAGGTTTGAAAATTAAAACTTGGTATCAAAATAAAATTGATGAAAAGCAGCTTAGGAAAGGATTAAAAGTAAAATAA
- a CDS encoding phage tail tape measure protein — protein sequence MSAKSKITLLMDLSDKLFNGKLDKMTSKFDKKIDKLGEKLGMENATQKLQKGIKVAAVAGMAALSTLSYKGVQAAERFDSAFLPIRQLNLDKSKDELDSFREGIRTASYEIGTNLEASTNAVYDLQSATGLYGDDAIDVFKKVGRYSVATGANINDAMNSTTKAMKAFGLEIDQIDSLLESNAKTVQTGITTFDELAKVQTEYAGAASAAGQGIDEANKVFAMFTSIAKNSDVGANMAKTFFQGLGQQADKFEDVLSVPVFDENGSMRQADSILKDVAKRFESMSQKEITQAINKIGGPEGLRGALAKVSTGAEDMLATFDAFDASQFSLENALANAEGDFGKMKEIFFNRIDIVLSKFGEKIIPMLAKLFDTLTPVLGFINDNLDWLLPVFGTFIGLLGAAAAAMWVLNSAMFANPIVWIIASVGGLIALIAVAINKFDQWGAGILALMGPLGWLIITIKKLGEHWDSIVEAFKSDGILGAFKQIGFVLLDAIQTPLEQIMGWIASFDMAPDFIKDAHKKIVAMGNVLDKKFGKDKNQQESQEEESLLDKATENKNGSPVKPNNLENTISGVNKSATSAKSINIKIDALMKGDVNVNEGNGKQMNFNEFENLFNEMMMRIARNAELS from the coding sequence ATGAGCGCAAAATCTAAAATTACCCTACTTATGGACTTGTCCGACAAGCTCTTTAACGGCAAACTCGATAAAATGACGAGCAAGTTTGATAAAAAAATAGATAAACTTGGCGAAAAGCTTGGTATGGAAAATGCTACTCAAAAGCTACAAAAAGGTATAAAAGTCGCTGCCGTTGCTGGTATGGCCGCGTTATCTACACTAAGTTATAAAGGCGTACAAGCCGCTGAACGTTTTGATTCTGCTTTTTTGCCCATTAGGCAGCTTAACCTTGACAAATCTAAAGATGAACTGGATAGTTTTAGAGAAGGAATCAGAACAGCTTCTTATGAAATAGGGACTAACTTAGAAGCTTCTACCAATGCGGTTTACGATCTGCAATCAGCCACAGGATTATATGGAGACGACGCCATAGATGTATTTAAAAAAGTAGGAAGATACTCCGTTGCTACGGGCGCTAACATCAACGATGCCATGAACTCCACCACCAAAGCCATGAAAGCCTTTGGACTAGAAATTGACCAAATAGACAGTTTACTAGAAAGCAACGCCAAAACCGTACAAACCGGTATTACCACTTTTGACGAGCTCGCTAAAGTACAAACCGAATATGCCGGTGCAGCTAGCGCAGCTGGACAAGGAATTGATGAAGCTAACAAAGTCTTTGCTATGTTTACTTCTATTGCCAAAAACTCCGATGTGGGCGCTAACATGGCTAAAACATTTTTTCAAGGCTTAGGACAACAAGCTGATAAATTTGAAGATGTACTTTCTGTACCTGTTTTCGATGAAAATGGTAGTATGCGTCAAGCCGATTCTATTTTAAAAGATGTAGCTAAACGCTTTGAAAGCATGAGCCAAAAAGAAATTACGCAAGCCATAAACAAAATAGGTGGGCCAGAAGGTTTACGTGGTGCATTGGCAAAAGTTTCTACTGGAGCAGAAGACATGCTAGCTACCTTTGATGCTTTTGATGCTTCACAATTTAGCCTTGAAAATGCCTTGGCTAATGCTGAAGGCGACTTTGGTAAGATGAAAGAAATCTTTTTTAACCGTATAGATATTGTACTAAGCAAATTTGGCGAAAAAATTATCCCTATGCTGGCTAAACTTTTTGACACTTTAACACCTGTTTTAGGTTTTATAAACGACAACCTAGATTGGTTGCTCCCTGTTTTTGGCACATTTATAGGCTTACTGGGCGCAGCTGCGGCCGCTATGTGGGTACTTAACTCCGCCATGTTTGCCAACCCTATTGTTTGGATAATAGCATCAGTAGGCGGTCTTATTGCGCTTATTGCAGTTGCTATTAATAAATTTGACCAATGGGGAGCTGGTATTCTTGCCCTTATGGGACCATTAGGCTGGCTCATCATTACCATTAAAAAATTAGGCGAACATTGGGACAGCATTGTTGAAGCTTTTAAAAGTGATGGTATTCTCGGTGCATTTAAGCAAATAGGCTTTGTTTTGCTCGATGCTATACAAACACCTTTAGAACAAATCATGGGATGGATTGCTAGTTTTGATATGGCACCAGACTTTATTAAAGATGCCCACAAGAAAATTGTAGCAATGGGCAATGTGCTCGATAAAAAATTTGGTAAAGATAAAAACCAACAAGAAAGCCAAGAAGAAGAAAGCCTGCTTGATAAAGCCACTGAAAACAAAAATGGCAGCCCTGTTAAGCCTAACAATTTAGAAAACACCATTAGCGGTGTAAACAAATCGGCTACCAGTGCTAAAAGCATTAATATTAAAATAGATGCACTAATGAAAGGCGATGTGAATGTAAATGAAGGCAACGGTAAGCAAATGAACTTTAACGAGTTTGAAAATCTGTTTAATGAAATGATGATGCGTATTGCCCGCAACGCAGAACTAAGCTAA
- a CDS encoding phage virion morphogenesis protein, translating into MNNVNFQGKKEFYHKLNKLATPQFKKLLVDEAGIRALRFSKNTFRKKRFIDKVAEPWEKRKRKARGSTLVQSGRLKRSIRIIRKGRFYVKIGTDVPYAQIHNEGGKINKTVTVKQHKRKNRSSTRRRATGVSTVRSHTRKMNTNIPQRQFLGPSKFLARSIEMGMKKRLDKHLK; encoded by the coding sequence ATGAACAATGTAAACTTTCAAGGCAAAAAAGAGTTTTATCATAAACTCAATAAACTAGCGACACCGCAATTTAAAAAACTATTGGTAGACGAAGCGGGCATTCGGGCTTTGCGTTTTAGCAAAAACACCTTTAGAAAAAAACGATTTATAGATAAAGTAGCTGAGCCATGGGAAAAACGAAAACGAAAAGCTCGCGGGTCTACCTTAGTACAATCGGGTAGGCTAAAACGCTCAATTCGCATTATACGCAAAGGCAGGTTTTATGTTAAAATTGGCACCGATGTCCCTTATGCCCAAATACACAATGAAGGTGGTAAAATAAATAAAACCGTAACTGTAAAGCAACACAAAAGAAAAAACAGAAGCAGTACAAGACGTAGAGCAACAGGCGTAAGCACCGTTAGATCACACACCCGAAAAATGAATACCAATATACCCCAAAGACAGTTTCTGGGACCTTCTAAATTTTTAGCCAGAAGTATAGAAATGGGTATGAAAAAAAGATTAGACAAACATTTAAAATAA
- a CDS encoding Bro-N domain-containing protein, with product MTTESKRPVQSINEPMAFQFSATKDEVRSVLISGEPFFIAKDICEALDLKNSRKATSNLDSDEKADVTISYTSSNGTTQKRKMKAINESGLYNLIFQSRKPEAKAFRKWVTSEVLPAIRKKGYYNSGNKQADFIDARDVVPNYYKLNDYMVTTICVEEGKLWYNINDIHRAIRTTTDASQSAKKLNAKQQLAIKIHVYGGTHPSWFTNAKGLQLIINGSRNLKQSNQLNLPL from the coding sequence ATGACAACAGAAAGTAAAAGACCAGTTCAGTCTATAAATGAGCCTATGGCATTTCAATTTAGTGCCACAAAAGATGAAGTAAGAAGCGTTCTTATTTCAGGAGAACCTTTTTTTATTGCTAAAGACATTTGTGAAGCTCTCGATCTTAAAAATTCGAGAAAAGCAACATCAAATTTAGATAGTGATGAAAAAGCTGATGTAACTATTAGTTACACCAGCTCTAATGGAACAACTCAAAAAAGAAAAATGAAAGCCATTAATGAAAGTGGTTTGTATAATCTCATTTTTCAGAGTAGAAAACCCGAAGCCAAAGCATTCCGTAAATGGGTAACCAGTGAAGTTTTACCTGCTATTCGTAAAAAAGGCTATTACAACTCAGGCAATAAGCAAGCAGATTTTATAGATGCTAGAGATGTGGTTCCTAATTATTACAAGCTAAATGATTATATGGTCACTACCATTTGTGTAGAGGAAGGTAAGTTGTGGTATAATATTAATGATATACACAGAGCTATCCGTACTACAACAGATGCTAGCCAATCTGCTAAGAAGCTTAATGCAAAACAACAATTAGCTATTAAGATACACGTCTATGGTGGTACGCATCCTTCTTGGTTTACCAATGCTAAAGGCTTACAGCTTATTATAAACGGTAGTAGAAATTTAAAGCAGTCTAACCAATTAAATCTACCACTATGA